The genomic region GGTTTGACCAGCCGATCACCGCAAAGGACGTGCTGCATCACCCGGATGCTCTTGCGATCTGCCAACCATTGCTGGCTGCATCCCAGTTGGAAACCTCACAACCGAATGCCTCCACCGAAGTTGCCAACGAGAAGACCAAACTCGAAGACGCGGTCCGACAATGGGAGAGCACACTTTCCGGTCGGCCGACTCGTAACCGGCTATGGATCATCCTCGTTTATCCGTTGTTTCTGGCTTTCGCTAGCATCGTGATTCTGATGGTGATCTGCGTTCTTCTGGTACCACCATTCCAAGAAATGATGGACGACTTTGGCCTCGAACTTCCGTTGCCGACGCAAACCGTCTTCGCCGTTTCGAATTTCACCCGTGAATATGGGTTGTGGCTTCTCGCTGCCGTCGTCGCGATTGGGCTGGTCATCCAACTGGTTCGGTTTCAGTCTCACCGCATCGGCCAACATCCGCCTTGGGTTCGCATGAGTCGCCGCCTGCTCACACCCGCCAGATTGGCTTGGGCGTCGTGGGCAGAACATGTCGCAATGATGCTGGACGTGGGCCTGACCCGGCGAGAGGCCTATCAAATCGCTGGCGAAAGCAGCCCTTCCCGCTGGATGTCCAGGCTCAGCGACGAATGCGTCCAATCGATCGAAGACGGTAGAGTTCCTCTTTCAGGTCCAACTCATATCCATGGCAAACCATGTCACCTGATGATCCATGCTGTGCAAACCGAGTTGATTCCTCAGCAAGCGGATAGCATGCGAGATGTCGCTGCAATCTATCGCGACCGTGAACGGCACCAACGCCGCGACATTCTGATTTGGGTGTCGCCTCTGATCGTTTGCATGTTGGGAATGACGATCGGATGGGTGATGATTGCACTCTTCATGCCTCTCGTTCAACTCATCAGTGGATTGACATGAGCACGCCATCATCCCCAACGCAAAACACGCCTGACGGCTTGCTGGCGCTTTCATCGATCCCGCAACGAGCCTTGGTTCGAACGTTGCTGGTCGCACACCAGGAACGCACCAACCCGGCGAAATGGGTGCATCTTCTGGCGGCTGAATTTGGCGGCCCGATTGGAATGCGAATGAATCATTTGGCGATGCTTTTAAAAGCAGGCACGCCCGTCGCGGACGCCCTCGAACAAACACCTGGCATCTTGGCTCCCTCCGGTTTGATGGCGATTCGGCTTGCGAGCGAAACAGGAACACTGAGCGAAACCTACGAGGCTTTGATCTCCGACCAAGGCTTGGAATCCGAGTCCACTGATTCCAGCTGGCGAAATCCTCGCTCGGAATTCACTCGAGTGCTGATCGGCTTCATCGTCGCGTGGTTCATCCTGGCATTCATGATGATTTTCATCATGCCTACCTTCGAAAAGATGTTCGGCGAGTTTGGCTTGGACCTTCCCCCGATCACTCGTTCGCTAATCTTGGTCAGCCATCGCGGTGGCGAGTTTTTCTTCTTCGGAATTGCGATTCTCTTGATGCTCGTTGTGGGGCGTCTGCTGTTCTTTGGGGAAAAACGCCCGCATCGATTCAACCCATTTCGATGGCACGAACGCTTCGTTCCACCTTCGGTCAACTTGCTGTCATTGTTGGCCATTGTGGTCGGCTCCGGTCGCCCGATCGCGTCGGGACTCGAGACCCTTTCCAAGTGTCACCACGTTCCCCAAACACGACGCAGACTCGCTGCGTCGTGCGAGCGAGTGGAACGAGGCGAAGATCCGTGGGCGACGCTGGCAAACGAAAGAATCTTGACTTCGCGAGAATCCCAAGCCTTGTCGGTGGCAGGATCGAGTGACGTTCAAGCCTGGTTGTTGCAGTGGTTGGCGGAATCACGATTCGACAGACGTTCGATTCGCCGCCACTTGCTGACGCGAGCGGTCTCTTTGGCCAGCCTGCTTCTGCTAGCCGCTGTCGTGGCTTGGGTTTGCATCGCGATCTTCCTTGTCCTCACCAGCCTGATCGGAGCTCTCGCGTGATGAACCATCGCTCCACATGCCGAACTTCGTCATCTCGAAACGCGTTCACGATGATTGAATTGGTGGTCGCCGCCTCCATCCTGATCGCGCTGATGTCAGTGGTCACTTCTCTGACGTTTCGCATTCATCAAGTCTGGCAAGACACCAATCAACAACGCATTGCGACCTGGGCGGTGTCCAGCGAACTGGAACGCATCACCTCGCTTCCGCTCGATGAGATCGAGGCCACTCTCGACGAACTCGAAGCTTCCGAGGAACTCCAAAATTTGTTGTCCGATCCTGAATGGTCGGGCGACTTCCTTGATGACGAACTCAGCCCACGCGTTACTTTGCGTCTGGACTGGAAACGCCGACATCCTGGCACTCCGCTGGAATTGGTCGGCTGGGTCTTGGACACGGACACCGACGAGGAGCCATCCCCATGATTCGTTCTCCCGCGCGGCGTGCGCATTCTTTGGTTGAACTGATGATCGTGCTCTCAGTGCTTTCATCGCTGATCACTGTTTCCATCGGCTGGATCCACCAATCCATGAAACTCTCGAAACAAATGCACTCCCGGCAAGCTCACCAAACCAACCTCACGCGTCTGACGCGGATGATTCGGGACGATGCCCGAACGGCTGACAAAGCTTCCGTTGACGGCCAAACGTTGACGCTGCCTTCTCTGGATGTCGTGTATCAAATCGACGGTTCGGTCATTCAGCGTACCGAAGAGATCGACGCCAGCACAACGCGGACGGACGTCTTTGAACTGCAACCCGGTTCTCGCGTGCACTGGATCGAAACCGAACTGCCAACGGCCATCACACTGCAAGTCAAACGTTCCAGTGGCACGCCTATCCCAAGTCGGTTGCCACCATCGGACGATCCGAATGCAGCCAGCTCGGACACAACCGATCGCAACGATTTGCATTTGCGAATGGAACTGAATCGATACGCACGATTTGGGGTGAAGCCATGAAACGCGCAGTGCCTGATCGACCTCGTCCCAGCGACATGCCCTTCCCTTCCTCCAACATCACCCCCGCACTTCAGCCTCCCTCTGGAAGAACTGAGCGAAGCGTCTCCACTCTTCACCCTCCCTCAGGGAGGGTCGAGCGAAGCGAGGGGAGGGCCGAACCTCAACTCCGCCCCCGCTCGTCACCCTCTCCACGCCCAGGCACCGCACTGATCTACGTGCTGGTGTGTTTGGCCATCTCGGTTTCGTTGGTCATGACATCGCTCAAGAGCAGTCTGACTCACCGTCGCCAAACCCAGCAACTGCTGCGAGTCGAACAAGCCGACTGGTTGCTAGAAGCCGGCTTGGTCCGAGCCCACCGGCAACTTCACGAGGACGATGCCTACACCGGAGAAACCTGGTCGGTCGGCGACGCGATTCGCGGCGGTGATCCCGCTGAAATCGAAATCGAAGTGACGCGAGACGACTCCTCCAAAGACTCGCTGACCGTTCACGTGACCGCACGCTTGGGTCAAGACGAACCGCAGAACCCGCATCGCATCCAGCGTTCACAAACTTGGCAAATCGCCTCCACTTTTTGATCCCGGCCATGCCTCTCACTCAGGAACTTAGCATGACAACGACATTCCCCTCTTCGTCACGGCGTGCATTCACGCTGGTCGAACTCTTGGTGGTGATCGCCATCATCGGCGTCTTGGTTGGTTTGCTGCTGCCGGCTGTTCAAGCCGCACGCGAAGCGGCTCGCCGGATGAGTTGCGCCAACAACATGGCCCAGATCACCCTGGCCACTCACAACTACGAATTCGCGATGGAGCACTTGCCACCAGGAACCACCAACCCGACCGGGCCCATCGTCAACACGCCCAATGGCGAACACATTAGTTATCTCGTTCGACTGTTGCCCTACATCGAACAACAAGGAGCCGCGGACGACTTCGATTTGACCGCCAGCACCTATGCTCCGGTCAATGCAAAGGTCCGTGCCTATCAAATCCCTGCCTTCCTTTGCCCTTCGTTTCCATTTGGAATGAACAGTGACGAAACGGCTGGACTATCGAACTACGCCGGTTGCCATCACGACGTCGAGGCAGCGATTGACGAAGACAACAACGGATTGCTGTTTCTCAACAGCGAGGTTCGCTACCGCGAGATTTACGATGGCAGTAGCCACACGATCCTGATCGGCGAGATGATTCCCACCCTCGCATCACTGGGTTGGGCCTCCGGCACACGAGCTTCGCTCCGCAACACCGGCACGCTGATCGGCGGCGGGATTCAAACGATAGGTGCGATGGGAGTGGGCGAGGAAAAAGACCCGCCTGAGTTCGTCGGCGGCTTTGCCAGCGAGCACCCCGGCGGCGGCAACTTCGGTTTCGCTGACGGCTCGGTCCGCTTCCTGACCCATTCCATCGATCCACAAATCCTCACCTACCTCGGCCACCGAGCCGACGGCGAATTCGTCGACGACGCGATGTGATTCAATGTCGCCCATCGGCTCCGCCCGATGGAGCCATATGCTTCGCACCAACAGTCGCCCATTGGCTCCGTCCAATGGAGTCACCCCGGACATACAACGACAGCATGTTAGGCGAACCGTTCGACCCATCAGCCGAGTTCTCGATTCAGGAACGCTGCAAACCGCACTGGTCGCAAGCGGGAGCAATCGTGTTCATCACCTTTCGACTGGCCGATTCCATCCCCGCGGTAGTAATCGATCGATGGGATCGTGAACGGGTCGACTGGCTGCATCGAGCAGGCCACCCCAGGCCACAACGCTGAACTGGAAATCGATTGCCCACTCCCTGGAACAAAAACTCAAAGACACGTTCCAGAGACAATTCAGGCAGACGCACGAACGTTTTCTTGATGATTGTCACGGTGCGTGTGTCTCGAAACGTCCTGAGATCGCTCGCATTGTCGCCGATGCATTGCACCATTTCGACGGAATTCGCTATCGACTCGGTGATTTCGTCGTCATGCCCAATCACGTGCATCTACTGGCGTCGTTCGCTGATCCTGACTCAATGTCGAAACAGTGCTTCTCGTGGCTTCATTTCACCGCCAAGAAAATCAACGCTGCGTTGGAACGGCGCGGAAAGCTCTGGCAATCCGATGCTTTCGATCATCTTGTTCGATCAGGTGAGCAATACGAATATCTGCGTCGCTCATCGAAGAAAACCCTGAGAAGGCAAACCTTTGCGAGGGCCAGTTTCTTCATTGGGTCAGCCCCGATGGCTGACACTCCGGTTTAGGTTGAGGGTAGCCGGATCTCGGCCCTTTCTCCATCGAGCGGAGTCGATGGGCGACAATCACACTCCGAATTCGCCCCAAAAAAGGACGACTTGCCAAAATCACACCTGGCTAGTCATACTCTGGGGCTCGAAAATTTCATTTCCCTGACAAACCACGCCGGCACGTCTGATGTCCAAGAGCAAGAAAAAAGCAGAAACCATTTTCCTGGTCTGCGAAGAAACCGGACAGTACAACTACACCCTCCGCAAAAAGCCTGGTGGGGAAAAACTTCGTTTGAAGAAGTACAACCCCAACCTGCGCAAGCACACCTGGCACGCTGAAAAGAAAAAGTAAGCTTCTCAGCGCCGACTCTATTCAAGGACGACGGTCGATTTGAGTACCGATTCCAGCTCGATTTCCGATACCAACCAGCTTGTTGATTCCGGGACGAAGCGGGAATGGCGGATCACTCCGCACGATGCTCCGTTGGTCGAACAACTGATCCGCACCACGGGACTGCCTCCCGTCGTCGCTCAGTTGCTGGTCAGTCGCGGCGTTTATTCGCAAGAAGACGCCGCCACGTTCTTGGACACCAAACTCACCAGCCTGCGTGACCCGCAGTTGCTGCCCGGCGTGCCTGCCGCGACCGAAAAAATCCTGGCCGCCGCAGAAGCCAAAACGCCGATCGTCATCTACGGCGATTACGACGCCGATGGCATGACCGGGTCCGCGATCCTGGTCAATTGCCTGCGATTGATCGGGGCCGAGGTCAGTTACCACGTGCCCAACCGGCTCGAGGAAGGATACGGCCTGAACGAGGACTCGATCCGCAAACTGGTCGCTCGCGGCAAGCAAATGATCATCTCGGTCGATTGCGGCATCGCCAGCCTCGAGTGCGCCAAACTCTGTCGCGAGCTTGGCGTGACCCTGATCGTCACCGATCATCATCAAATCGGCGACGAACTGCCTGACGCCGAAATCATCGTCCACCCACGACTGCCCGGAACGGCTTACCCGTTTGGCGAACTCTGCGGTGCCGGCGTCGCCTTCAAACTCGCCTGGTCGCTGTGCCAAGCCAAATGCGGGCAGAAAAAAGTCACGCCGCCGATGAAGCGATTCCTGATGCAATCGCTTTCGCTGGCCGCCATCGGAACCATCGCCGACGTGGTCCCGCTGCTCGACGAAAACCGCGTGCTGGTCAATCACGGCCTGCGAGTGATGCAGACCGAACCGCTGCCGGGTTTGTGGGAACTGATGAAGCTGACCAAACTCGACCAAGCCAGCGAATTGACGACGGAGAACATCTCCTTCGGGCTGGCTCCCCGATTGAACGCCGCTGGGCGACTTGGACAAGCTCAACTGGGCATCGAGCTGCTGACGATCGAAGCCGGCGACCGGGCCGTGGCGTTGGCCCAGTACATCGACCAGCTCAACGGAACCCGTGACACGCTGCAGCGAAGCGTTCAGCTGGCCGCACAAAAGCAAGCCAAAGCGGACTTTGATCCTGAAAACGATCCCGCGCTGGTGCTGGCCGGAGTCGGCTGGCACACCGGAGTCATCGGAGTCGTTGCCGGGCGATTGGCCGAGAAATACGCCAAACCCGTGATCATCCTCTCGCTCGACACCGCAGGCAAAGTCGACGCGACCGGATCGGGACGCGTCGGCGGCACCGGCATCAACCTTTACGAAGCCCTGCGAGAGTGCGAGGACCGACTGGTTCGCTACGGCGGTCACCCAGCCGCGGGCGGACTGACGATTCGCGAATCTGACATCGAAGCCTTCCGTGGTGACTTCTGCGAAGCGGTTTCGAAGCAGTGGTCCGAGCAAGAATTGGCTCCTGCGATTCAAATCGATGCGGAAGCTCCGCTCGGCCAACTGAACCTGCAAACGATGAAGCAGATCGAAACGATGGCTCCGTTCGGCGCCGGCAACCCGCGTCCCGTGTTGATGGGCCGCGACATTCAGCTCAACGAACCAGCCAAAAAGATGGGCAGGGGCGAAAACCACCTGTCCGTGCGTCTGAAACAAGGCGAACGCGTGATCCGCGGCGTCGCCTTCGGTGCGGCGGATTGGTGCGAACCGCTGAACCAGCACAACGGCCCGATCGAGATCGCTTACCGGCCCGTCATCAACGAGTTCAACGGCTACCGCAGTGTCGAAGTCCACCTGGTGGACTGGCGAAAACAAGCCTGAGGCGAGCAAGAATCTGCCCCGCTCCTCCATAGGAGGTCGTGCAGTTTTACAAGCGCAGTGCTCGCAAGTTTGAATTCACCCTCCTGAACGCAGTTGGGGAGGGTCGGAATGCGAGCGTTCAGCGAGAATTCCGGGGAGGGCTGCCCGCGCCGTTTCACATGCACGGCCCTCACCCTCGCGTACGCCTGAACGGCGTCGCTCGACCTCTCCCGATACTTCGTTTCGGGAGAGGTACGCCATGTGGAAATCTGCCGAAAAGCGGAATCAAAAAAGCTCCCCGCTCTCCATAGACCCTGCGTCGTTCGACTGGCAAAACTTCCCTGTTTCGCGTGCTGTTCTCTGCGTCGCGTTGCGAGTAAAGTACCGCCACTATGAATACTCTTTTTGAATTGAACGATGATGTCGCGGTCGTGATCGGCGGCACAGGCGAGCTCGGCGGCCACATGGCCCAGGCACTCGGATCGGCCGGGGCTCGCACGGCAGTCTTGGGACGCAACGCGGAACGCGGCGAAGCGAAAGTCAAAGCGATCACCTCGGGCGGTGGCGAAGCCAAATTCTTTGCCGTCGACGGGATGCAGGCAGACTCCTTGGCCGAAGCTCGCGATGCCATCACGGCTTGGGCCGGAACGCCAACGATCCTGGTCAACGCGGCGGGCGGAAACCATCCCGACGCGACGATTCCACCTGGCGGCGATGTCTGCGGATTGCCTCGCGAAGCCTGGCAACACGTGTTCGACCTGAACCTGGTCGGCGGAGCGTTGTTGCCCAGCCAAGTGTTCGCGCCCGCGATGATCGAAGCCGGCGTCGGCAGCATCATCAACATCGCCTCGATGTCAGGCATCATCCCGCTGTCTCGCGTCGTGGCTTA from Rhodopirellula bahusiensis harbors:
- a CDS encoding type II secretion system F family protein, whose amino-acid sequence is MTATPEDEVVPELVASSTSGLRFVQQQIEQLLQRRSMIALQLHQAAQQSVGPVAQHMELMSRWFDQPITAKDVLHHPDALAICQPLLAASQLETSQPNASTEVANEKTKLEDAVRQWESTLSGRPTRNRLWIILVYPLFLAFASIVILMVICVLLVPPFQEMMDDFGLELPLPTQTVFAVSNFTREYGLWLLAAVVAIGLVIQLVRFQSHRIGQHPPWVRMSRRLLTPARLAWASWAEHVAMMLDVGLTRREAYQIAGESSPSRWMSRLSDECVQSIEDGRVPLSGPTHIHGKPCHLMIHAVQTELIPQQADSMRDVAAIYRDRERHQRRDILIWVSPLIVCMLGMTIGWVMIALFMPLVQLISGLT
- a CDS encoding type II secretion system F family protein, yielding MSTPSSPTQNTPDGLLALSSIPQRALVRTLLVAHQERTNPAKWVHLLAAEFGGPIGMRMNHLAMLLKAGTPVADALEQTPGILAPSGLMAIRLASETGTLSETYEALISDQGLESESTDSSWRNPRSEFTRVLIGFIVAWFILAFMMIFIMPTFEKMFGEFGLDLPPITRSLILVSHRGGEFFFFGIAILLMLVVGRLLFFGEKRPHRFNPFRWHERFVPPSVNLLSLLAIVVGSGRPIASGLETLSKCHHVPQTRRRLAASCERVERGEDPWATLANERILTSRESQALSVAGSSDVQAWLLQWLAESRFDRRSIRRHLLTRAVSLASLLLLAAVVAWVCIAIFLVLTSLIGALA
- a CDS encoding type IV pilus modification PilV family protein, whose protein sequence is MNHRSTCRTSSSRNAFTMIELVVAASILIALMSVVTSLTFRIHQVWQDTNQQRIATWAVSSELERITSLPLDEIEATLDELEASEELQNLLSDPEWSGDFLDDELSPRVTLRLDWKRRHPGTPLELVGWVLDTDTDEEPSP
- a CDS encoding DUF1559 domain-containing protein — protein: MTTTFPSSSRRAFTLVELLVVIAIIGVLVGLLLPAVQAAREAARRMSCANNMAQITLATHNYEFAMEHLPPGTTNPTGPIVNTPNGEHISYLVRLLPYIEQQGAADDFDLTASTYAPVNAKVRAYQIPAFLCPSFPFGMNSDETAGLSNYAGCHHDVEAAIDEDNNGLLFLNSEVRYREIYDGSSHTILIGEMIPTLASLGWASGTRASLRNTGTLIGGGIQTIGAMGVGEEKDPPEFVGGFASEHPGGGNFGFADGSVRFLTHSIDPQILTYLGHRADGEFVDDAM
- the rpmG gene encoding 50S ribosomal protein L33, coding for MSKSKKKAETIFLVCEETGQYNYTLRKKPGGEKLRLKKYNPNLRKHTWHAEKKK
- the recJ gene encoding single-stranded-DNA-specific exonuclease RecJ, giving the protein MSTDSSSISDTNQLVDSGTKREWRITPHDAPLVEQLIRTTGLPPVVAQLLVSRGVYSQEDAATFLDTKLTSLRDPQLLPGVPAATEKILAAAEAKTPIVIYGDYDADGMTGSAILVNCLRLIGAEVSYHVPNRLEEGYGLNEDSIRKLVARGKQMIISVDCGIASLECAKLCRELGVTLIVTDHHQIGDELPDAEIIVHPRLPGTAYPFGELCGAGVAFKLAWSLCQAKCGQKKVTPPMKRFLMQSLSLAAIGTIADVVPLLDENRVLVNHGLRVMQTEPLPGLWELMKLTKLDQASELTTENISFGLAPRLNAAGRLGQAQLGIELLTIEAGDRAVALAQYIDQLNGTRDTLQRSVQLAAQKQAKADFDPENDPALVLAGVGWHTGVIGVVAGRLAEKYAKPVIILSLDTAGKVDATGSGRVGGTGINLYEALRECEDRLVRYGGHPAAGGLTIRESDIEAFRGDFCEAVSKQWSEQELAPAIQIDAEAPLGQLNLQTMKQIETMAPFGAGNPRPVLMGRDIQLNEPAKKMGRGENHLSVRLKQGERVIRGVAFGAADWCEPLNQHNGPIEIAYRPVINEFNGYRSVEVHLVDWRKQA
- a CDS encoding D-mannonate oxidoreductase — translated: MNTLFELNDDVAVVIGGTGELGGHMAQALGSAGARTAVLGRNAERGEAKVKAITSGGGEAKFFAVDGMQADSLAEARDAITAWAGTPTILVNAAGGNHPDATIPPGGDVCGLPREAWQHVFDLNLVGGALLPSQVFAPAMIEAGVGSIINIASMSGIIPLSRVVAYSAAKAAVINLTLWLAREWATTGVRVNAISPGFFPAEQNRKLLYNDDGSYTERGGQIVGHTPMARFGKPEELAGAAIWLASRKASSFVTGQNIAVDGGFASVTI